CGGATCGGCCTCGGGGCATGTGCCTGACGCCTCAATTCAAACAGAATATCCAGCTGCTTGGTCAGCATGATCTGAGTTTCGATTTGTGTATGCGACCGGCGGAGTATCTGGATGCGGTGGAACTGGTTGATGCCTGCCCGGAGACGCGGTTCATTGTCGATCATTGCGGCAACATGAGTGTGCAGCCCGATCAGCAGGAGGCCCGTGCGGAATGGGAATCGGGGCTGAGGCAACTGGCTGAGCGGGAGCAGGTGATGTGTAAGATTTCGGGAATCGTGGCGACCGCGACTCCCGAAACATGGAAACCGGCAGACCTCAAACAGAACATCGACTTCTGCCTGGACACGTTTGGCGATGACCGTGTCTTCTTCGGAGGGGACTGGCCCGTCTGTACGCTGACGGCGACGTTTGAAACATGGTACGAGGCACTGCAGTGGATTGTGCAGGATCGCTCCGAGGCTTTTCAGCGAAAGCTGTTCCACGACAATGCGGAAGCGTTCTATCGACTTTAAGCATGAGGTCGTTTCAATCTAACAGCTGATTCTCATTCAGGGAGGCAGGAATATGAGGCACTTACTTTTTGCGGTTCTGATCTTGATGGTGCTGCCACAGGTGGCTTACTCGGAAGGACCGGATGCCGCTGCAGGAGACGCGCTGCTGAAGCTGAATGGGGACTTCATCAAAGCACATGCGGCCGCGAGAAAACTGGATCTTGCGTCTGGGGGACCGATCATTCTGCTGAAAGATGGTCAGCTCGTGTTGATCCGTGGCGGGAAGGAAACGACTTCGGAAATTCTGTTTCCCCGGTACGACACGGTGAAAGTCTTTGCGCATATGCCGGTCGCGATCTACCTCATGCTGGGGCCGGCTGGTGCAGGAGAACTGGATACGGAACGCCTGCAGCAACTGGCCGAGTATCATGGTCAGATTGACCGGGTCGAGAAGCAACTGGATCACATTGGCCTGGAGGGAGAACAGTTGAAGCGGCAGAAACAGTTGCTGGCCGGTTCAAAACAGTTCTTGGAACAGGTAATTCAACAGCAACGCTTTAGTACTGAAGAGCTTTATACGTTCACACGCAGTATGCTGCCGATGATTCAGGCGAATATTGCGGAGGCGGCCGCCAGTCAGCTTGATGCCATGCATCAGCAGGTCATGGCGTGGAAAAAAGAGATGACGTCTGAAGAATGGCAGAAACTCCGGGTGTCGGTGAAGGGGGCTGTGCTGGCCCGCGAGGGTAATCTGGCGATGCAGTATTTCGAACGCCTGCTGAATCTTGAGGGACCCGGCATGCGGCTGATTTACATGGAACGCTATGTGCCTCCCACGCCGATGCAGACCCTGCTGGCGACCCGCTCCGTGGATCGCGGAATCAGCATCGCTTTTTTCGACAATCCCGACCGCATGTTCCGCGACGTCCTGGCAGACGCCGCGGCGGCACACATTAAGCAGATGAACTTCGATTAAAGTTTCGTGCGAGTGTTAGTGCCTTCGGTGGGGAAAGCAGAAAAATGCCTACTCCTGTTCGAAGTCTTCCTCCAGTTCGTCGCGCATATCCAGGCTGGGGCCGATGTCTTCCTTGAGATCCTTGGAACGGTAGTAGATCTTGATGGGGATCTCATTGAAGGGGAGTTCTTCCCGCAGCACGCCGCTGAGGTAGCGTTTCCAGGACTCGCTGAACAGTTTCGAATCGTTGCACTTCAGAACGATGGTCGGCGGTTCGGTGGCGACCTGGGTGGCGTAGAAGATTTTCGGACGCCGGTTCTTGGAGTAGGGGGGCTGATTATTTTGAATCGCCGCCCGCACGACCTTGTTGAGCCGTCCGGTGGAAACCCGCTTGCGGGACTGCTTGTAGATCGTCTGTGCCAGGTTGACGACCTGCTTGATGTTTTTCGAATCGCGGGCGGTCACCAGGGCGACCGGGGCGTGTCGCATGGTGCGGAACTGGCTGGTCAGGTATTCGTCCCACTTCTCCGATGTCATTTTGCTTTCGCGGGCCAGGTCCCATTTATTCACGACGAAAATACAGGGCTTGTGGTTCTCTTCAATTTCCGCGACCAGCTGTTTGTCGACCTTGGAGATGGTCTGCTGGGAATCGAAGAACATCAGTACCACATTGGCGCGGCGGATACTGCGTTTGGCCCGGGTCAGGCCGTAGAATTCGATATCATTCGCCAGACTCTTGCGTTTCCGCACACCCGGCGTGTCGATAGCCAGGAATGATTTGTCGTCGAACTCAAACCGGATGTCGACACTGTCCCGCGTGGTACCGGCGACTTCGCTGACGATCATGCGTTCTGACTCGGCCAGGGCGTTGATGAAGGTACTTTTCCCGACATTCCGCCGACCGACGATGGCGATTTTGAGTTCGGGTGGATTGGAGAGATGTTCGCCTTCCGATTCTTCAAACTCTTCAGCCGGGGGGAGGTTATCCAGAATTGTGTTGATCAGTTCATTCCGGTTGCGGTTCCCTTTGACGCTGGTGAGCACGACGGGCGCTTTGGTCAGGCCAAAAAACTGGGCCGCTTCGTCATCGGTGCGGGTGGAATCGCATTTGTTGACGCAGAGGATCTTGGGCTTTTCGATTGAACGGAGCCGCTGGGCGACTTCTTCATCCAGGTGGGCCAGGCCCATGGAACCATCCACGACAAACAGGATCA
This is a stretch of genomic DNA from Gimesia sp.. It encodes these proteins:
- the der gene encoding ribosome biogenesis GTPase Der; translation: MAIPKIAIVGRPNVGKSSIFNWIAGHRIAIVDPTAGVTRDRVTYLVHEKERYFELVDTGGIGITDSDDLSEDIERQIQVGIDEADLILFVVDGSMGLAHLDEEVAQRLRSIEKPKILCVNKCDSTRTDDEAAQFFGLTKAPVVLTSVKGNRNRNELINTILDNLPPAEEFEESEGEHLSNPPELKIAIVGRRNVGKSTFINALAESERMIVSEVAGTTRDSVDIRFEFDDKSFLAIDTPGVRKRKSLANDIEFYGLTRAKRSIRRANVVLMFFDSQQTISKVDKQLVAEIEENHKPCIFVVNKWDLARESKMTSEKWDEYLTSQFRTMRHAPVALVTARDSKNIKQVVNLAQTIYKQSRKRVSTGRLNKVVRAAIQNNQPPYSKNRRPKIFYATQVATEPPTIVLKCNDSKLFSESWKRYLSGVLREELPFNEIPIKIYYRSKDLKEDIGPSLDMRDELEEDFEQE
- a CDS encoding amidohydrolase family protein, producing MDQVPVIDTHQHLWDLDLFELSWLQLPGMDVLRRSFRMSDYREATRNCPVSKTVYMEVNVHPDLHPKEAHYVLELCAQSDNPMSGAVIGGQPGEAGFESYLEEFLGNPFLKGVRSILHDPDRPRGMCLTPQFKQNIQLLGQHDLSFDLCMRPAEYLDAVELVDACPETRFIVDHCGNMSVQPDQQEARAEWESGLRQLAEREQVMCKISGIVATATPETWKPADLKQNIDFCLDTFGDDRVFFGGDWPVCTLTATFETWYEALQWIVQDRSEAFQRKLFHDNAEAFYRL